One Triticum dicoccoides isolate Atlit2015 ecotype Zavitan chromosome 5B, WEW_v2.0, whole genome shotgun sequence genomic window carries:
- the LOC119308399 gene encoding non-structural maintenance of chromosomes element 1 homolog isoform X1 codes for MAAPYASAGAALPWTALGARLPRPFHRHLRRQEPRVKRTGGSNFNNCSMEDQLPFTMVEATHQQLFSDTLMKINNELRYLQFDLRACINQYDGIVYYGVVNNISDEESKLGSKYSVPQIAFYKGLLEAIVHEAGNDGSITSIEALNVRIDNQVVIADGTQDTQSRLPSSITNFLFSQKEKTLTELIQDRWLAYTSEGKIGLGIRSFLDLRSWFRSNDIPSCEVCNEAGIKASTCSKEGCNVRIHIYCLKKKFPQRKASRACPHCATEWPQQEGEDEGNEEANEPGGEGQEAPSADPPSRRKRRVKAELAEEAEEAGPSTAVPRRSSRMAKAEEAASADASQPARSSKRRKK; via the exons ATGGCGGCACCATACGCTTCTGCAGGCGCTGCTCTCCCGTGGACCGCTCTCGGAGCGAGACTTCCACGCCCTTTTCACCGCCATCTCCGGCGGCAAGAACCCCG agtaaaaaggaccggagggagtaactTTAATAATTGTTCAATGGAGGATCAACTGCCATTCACAATGGTTGAAG CCACTCACCAGCAACTATTCAGTGATACACTTATGAAGATCAACAATGAGCTACGGTATTTGCAGTTTGATCTGCGAGCATGTATAAACCAGTATGATGGAATAGTTTATTATGGAGTGGTCAACAACATTTCTGATGAAGAATCGAAGCTTGGCTCCAAGTATTCCGTACCACAGATTGCATTCTACAAGGGACTG TTAGAAGCAATAGTTCATGAAGCTGGAAATGATGGGAGCATAACTAGTATTGAAGCTCTCAACGTCCGGATTGACAACCAG GTCGTGATTGCGGATGGTACACAAGACACTCAATCTCGTCTTCCTTCTTCTATCACAAACTTCTTGTTCTCTCAAAAGGAAAAGACTCTTACTGAACTGATACAAGATCGTTGGCTGGCGTATACCTCAGAGGGCAAGATTGGTCTTGGTATCAGATCATTTCTTGATCTCCGGAGCTGGTTTCGCAGCAATGATATCCCATCATGCGAGGTTTGCAATGAAGCTGGTATAAAG GCATCAACTTGTTCCAAGGAGGGATGCAATGTGAGAATCCATATCTACTGTCTGAAGAAGAAATTTCCACAGCGGAAG GCCTCGAGAGCTTGTCCCCACTGTGCCACTGAATGGCCCCAGCAGGAAGGCGAGGACGAGGGCAACGAGGAAGCGAATGAGCCCGGCGGGGAAGGTCAGGAGGCCCCATCGGCTGACCCTCCTTCGAGGAGGAAACGCAGAGTCAAGGCTGAACTGGCGGAAGAGGCTGAAGAAGCAGgcccgtcgaccgcggtgcccaggagAAGTTCGAGGATGGCCAAAGCCGAGGAGGCAGCGTCTGCAGATGCTTCACAGCCGGCCAGGTCCTCAAAGAGAAGGAAGAAATGA
- the LOC119308399 gene encoding non-structural maintenance of chromosomes element 1 homolog isoform X2, whose protein sequence is MAPLSWRHHTLLQALLSRGPLSERDFHALFTAISGGKNPATHQQLFSDTLMKINNELRYLQFDLRACINQYDGIVYYGVVNNISDEESKLGSKYSVPQIAFYKGLLEAIVHEAGNDGSITSIEALNVRIDNQVVIADGTQDTQSRLPSSITNFLFSQKEKTLTELIQDRWLAYTSEGKIGLGIRSFLDLRSWFRSNDIPSCEVCNEAGIKASTCSKEGCNVRIHIYCLKKKFPQRKASRACPHCATEWPQQEGEDEGNEEANEPGGEGQEAPSADPPSRRKRRVKAELAEEAEEAGPSTAVPRRSSRMAKAEEAASADASQPARSSKRRKK, encoded by the exons ATGGCGCCGCTCTCATGGCGGCACCATACGCTTCTGCAGGCGCTGCTCTCCCGTGGACCGCTCTCGGAGCGAGACTTCCACGCCCTTTTCACCGCCATCTCCGGCGGCAAGAACCCCG CCACTCACCAGCAACTATTCAGTGATACACTTATGAAGATCAACAATGAGCTACGGTATTTGCAGTTTGATCTGCGAGCATGTATAAACCAGTATGATGGAATAGTTTATTATGGAGTGGTCAACAACATTTCTGATGAAGAATCGAAGCTTGGCTCCAAGTATTCCGTACCACAGATTGCATTCTACAAGGGACTG TTAGAAGCAATAGTTCATGAAGCTGGAAATGATGGGAGCATAACTAGTATTGAAGCTCTCAACGTCCGGATTGACAACCAG GTCGTGATTGCGGATGGTACACAAGACACTCAATCTCGTCTTCCTTCTTCTATCACAAACTTCTTGTTCTCTCAAAAGGAAAAGACTCTTACTGAACTGATACAAGATCGTTGGCTGGCGTATACCTCAGAGGGCAAGATTGGTCTTGGTATCAGATCATTTCTTGATCTCCGGAGCTGGTTTCGCAGCAATGATATCCCATCATGCGAGGTTTGCAATGAAGCTGGTATAAAG GCATCAACTTGTTCCAAGGAGGGATGCAATGTGAGAATCCATATCTACTGTCTGAAGAAGAAATTTCCACAGCGGAAG GCCTCGAGAGCTTGTCCCCACTGTGCCACTGAATGGCCCCAGCAGGAAGGCGAGGACGAGGGCAACGAGGAAGCGAATGAGCCCGGCGGGGAAGGTCAGGAGGCCCCATCGGCTGACCCTCCTTCGAGGAGGAAACGCAGAGTCAAGGCTGAACTGGCGGAAGAGGCTGAAGAAGCAGgcccgtcgaccgcggtgcccaggagAAGTTCGAGGATGGCCAAAGCCGAGGAGGCAGCGTCTGCAGATGCTTCACAGCCGGCCAGGTCCTCAAAGAGAAGGAAGAAATGA